The genomic window CCAGGAGGCAACTGTGCAATGGGGTGCCTTGCCAGTAACGTGGAAGGATGGAGCCCCTCTGTCTCTTAACACCCCCAGCGGGCCCACAGATCAAGCAGACTTCCTCAAGGGCACTTCTTACAGGCCCACGCTGGGAGGGCTGCTCCGGTACTGTGCCTGCTTTTAAGAGCAGCTGCAGGCAGGCGGTCTGAGACTTGGCCTCAGTGAATGCCTGCAGCACCTCCCATTTGGCCACCCTCAGCCCTGGCCTGGCCTTTCTGGCCTGCTCAGGTCCTGGCCCAGAATTCTGCGTCCCCACCACCACTGACTAACGGCTCCGCCACCTGCTCTCACTCCTGGCAACAATGGCGCCAGTGGTAGCAGGATCATTTCTGCTGTCACATGAGGGAGGGATCGGGTGGCCTGGGGACAGGCCAGGACTGGGGCTGGGGTAGAGGTGGGCCCCAGCCCTCCACAAGTGGAAACCCTTTGGCCACCATGGCTGCTAAAATGGAAGAGGGGGCCCTTTGGGCCTGCCCAGTGAGCAGAGACCGTGCAAGACAGAACAAGGCTGGCTGGCGAGGGGGCTGAGACATAGGGACACCCGTGCCTCACTGCAGGGAGGAAGAATGTTCAGAACCCTTTGAAGAAGAAATTCACCAGCAGTCCTATGAGTGACTGAGATTCAAACACTCCAGGCACGTGATCCCAACCCTGGGCGTCcacacagcactgtttacaaaaacCAAATCCCCCCTAAACCAGGGCAGTGCTCAGGCAGATTCCTGGCCCTAAAAGATGCCCACCAGTATTTATTTGTCGTGTAGAAAACCAGTCAGGAATAACCTCTGATGACAAAAACAGGATTTAAATCTCCTATAAATCCTTGGGGGTATGTCCATGCAGTGATGGTTCTCAGGTTATCTGTGTCACAGCTTACTAGATGGTGTGCTTTAAATACACGGTTTATGGTATGCCACTTATTCCTCAATAACTTTAAAGAAACTGACAGTGAcaaaaattttaagcaaatttCCCATACGGCAAAATCCAAACTGCATACATTATGAGATAAAGAACACAAAATGGAATCACGCGTGATCGTTTATATTAGAAGAAGATGGCAGATGCTTTTGCTTTTACAAGTTGCTGCTAAACTGCACTTATAACTTGGATATAAGCTCAACTTAAATACACTAAACGTACAAGGAATAAAGGGCTGGTGGAGTCTGCATATTATGGATCCAGCAGAGGCTACAGAGGGCCAGGGTGCGTTGGAGGTAAGGGCAGAGGCACACAGACCAGATACTGCGTGTAGAGCAGGGGTGAAGGGCCACACTGAGGACTAACCCTGCACCGTGCCCCTGACCTCCACTACTCCCTCAGAAGGGAGGTACCAGCACCGCCAGGGCAAAGACTCTGGTACTCTCTGGGCCACAGGTCTCACAGTCAGGAGGGGCAGAGCAAGGATGGAACGCAAGCCAGCCTACCCAgagcccagcctccctccccacaccccagcctcctgcctctggtctggccctgcagagggaggggagagccATCTGGCCATACCTGCTGGTAGCTGCTGCGGGTCCTTGATCAGGAGAGGCAAAGACACGGTGCAGGTAATCGCTCAGCAGCTTCTCAGGCACAATACCTGGGCCACAGGTTAGAAAGGAGAAGGGACACACGGTCAGTGTGGCTCCCAGCCCCTGCCAGCACAGAGGCCAGAGGAGCAGTCCCGGTGGGTGCCCTGCTCCACAGCTGCTGGTGGAGAAGAGGCGGCTCACAGGTACAGGGAGCTGCAGGAGGGCCTGGGGTCCAGTGGACCCGGGACATGCTTGCCTCTGTGTCTTCTTCCTGCTTCCCTCAACACTGGgagcctcctccctgccctgccagcCCTTACCTGTGACCCTGGATCTCTCAGCATCTGAGGTCAGTTTGTAGCTCTTGCGCGAGAAAGCCATGCCGCCCTCCTTGGACGCCATCTTTCATCTCTTGTGGGCAGCCTGTAGTCCTGAGGGCTTAAGCAGAGGCAGAGCCTGTCTATTCTAAGGAAGCCAAGGGCTCCCATATTGACCTCAATCCTGGGGGGTCAGGAAGGCCTAGGAACAGGTGAAGCCGCTACATGGGCACTCACACACGCATCAACCCAGGAAGTCTCTCACCGCTCTGCCAGACCCTGGGGCCCTCCAAGCAGGGGTTTCCCACTTCCTACACAGGACAGACCCCACCCTGGCCCAGTGCTCACTCAGGCCTCGACAGGGAGCAGATGCCAGATATGTGTTTGTTAAACCAAACTATTAACGAATGCTTCAACCCAGTGGGAAATCAGACCCAGGTGTCCAAAGGGAGGTGGCCCAGGAGCAGAGCTCCTGCATCCTTCTCGGCTATCAGCCACGCTGGGTCCACATGTGGAAGAGAGAACCCTACACCTAGTCCACCATCCAAAGGCCTTGGTGCCATCTCCGGCTGCAAGTCTTACTGACATCCAAGGCCAGGACCCCCTGCCTCAGTTCCAGGatcctcctcccttctctgttCCAAAGGTCTGCGAGTTTTCTTgtccccactcacacacacagcatcCTATCCCCTTACAGCAGCACCCCTGCCCTCATTACAGAACACACTGTTCCCACTGCTCTTCGTCCCTCACACACCATGGTGTTGCTACAGCTGCTTCCGAAGGGGCACTAAGTCGCTGGTGCCTCACTGATCTAGAGCTGTGCTACCCAACACAGCACCGACTAGGCTCTTTAAATTTCTGTTCAAgtttcagagggcttcccaggcagtgctagtggtaaagaacccgcctgccaaagcagaagacctaagagatgcgggttcaatccctgggtcgggaaaagttaaaaaatttaaaaatcaatttctcaATTAAAGTGGTCACGTTTCAAGGATTTCCCTGGCCCCATGTGGTTAATGGTTACTGGATTACACACGGAAAATAAAGAACATTGCCATCATCACAGAAAGCTCTATCGGTCGGTGCGGGTCTAGAGCCTAGTCGGCCAGCAATGCCTGAAACAGAACTCCTCTCTCTTATCTCACCCCAAACAGCTCCTCTGCTCCCGCCACACCCTCTTGCCCGCTCCCAGTCCGCACCACGCCTGCCCCTCGGGAAGGCGACTCCCTGCCCTGCCGCCCACCACCGGCCCTCTGACACAGAGCAGGTGCCTGACAGGTTAGACGTTGTCACGGAACCGATGAGCAAAGCTTCCAGACACCCACTCCAGGTGTCAGGTGTTGAGGACCCAGGTGGGAGGCGGGCCTTGACTTTTGTCCGGGGGCTCCCTGCCACGTCGTCCCGTTCAGCCCCGCCGAGGGTTCCGGGCTCGGAATCGAAGCCACCCCCAAGGACGCGAGGGCACCGCTAGTCTCCCCCAAGTCGCCTCCGTCCCGGCCCCAAGCTCTGGAGGACCCTCCAGGCCAGCTCCGGCCCGGAGTCCGGCACCACAGGCTGCGATCCCTCGCGCGGCTAGCACTCTCACAACTGGACGGGCCGGGGACGCAAGGGGAGCCACGGGGAAGCCCGCCCATCTCGGAGCCCGGCCGCCCCTCACTCACCCCCTAGCCTTCGCCGCCGAGTCCCGGCTCACAACATCTGCCCAGCTCTCGGCTACGGCGCCCGTCCGTGGCCAAACCGAGCGGCCGCCGCGCACGCGCACGCGCACCGACCCGCGCCCGGCCTCGGCTAGGTGGCGCCCCCCCTCTGAAGCCTCCAAGCCGGGATGTTCCCGGAGCCCGCCTCGCCCCCACTGCCCAGCCTCTTTCGCCTCTGTCCCCCACCTGCGCGGGCGCGGGAGGAGCTCCTGGCGCAGCCGTAGCCGTTAACGCTGTGTCCTGAGAGACCTTGGCCGCCTATCTCTCTACTCCTGCCCGTATTTGGAGATCCAGCCCAAAGGTCCGCTAGGACGTCCGAAAGGCTGCTCCTCCCAAGGGTCTCTGCCACCTGTCACCCTCACTTCCATTCAGGCTAGACGCGTGGCCTCGCTCACCTTTCCCAGGGATGGCACCTCTGGCCGGGCGAGGAGAGCTTCCCTGGGCTCTGCTGACAGGGGCGTGGGCAGACCTGCCCCCGTGGGAGCCCATCAGTCATCAAAGCAACAGGGAATTTTCTCCACTTTACAGGGAAAGCTGAAACTCAGGAAAATTTAATATCACCACTTTAAGGCTGGAACTCTGGCCTCCGGCAGCAAGCATATCCACACAGCCCTTCCCTTCAGAGGGGCCTAGACTGTGGGGGCCGCACACCCACACCCTCAAGTGTCCCCAGTGAACCCTTCCAACACTGCCCACTATATTGGGAGGCTTCTTGGGGGTAACTATGCCAGAGTGAGGACCCCTGTACCTCACCTAGGGGGCTTAAGGCCTGGCACCACCCCCATTACTGCCACTGGGTCTCAGGTCAGATCCCAGCAAGCCTAGAGTGGGGGTGTGGAGACAGAGCCACCCAATCCCGTAGGGACAGGTTTCACAACTTCCCGGATGGGGCTGTGGTGGGTCACAGTGCAGCCTCCAGCCAGGAGGATGGGGTGGCTGCCACTCCTGCTGCTTCTGATACGGTTCTCAGGGGCCCCTGGTAAGTGCCCTTCCCCTCCGCCCTGATCCCCATCTGCCTTCAGAAAGGGGTCGGCCCCAGGCCCATCCTGCTATCTGAGCCGGGAACTTACTTTCCTACTGAGCCTGTAGCAGTGAGTGACCTTGGCTTCTTTCACAGAGCTGGGCAGCCAAAGGAACACAAACACATTGCCTGATATTCAGGCCTGCGGTGAAATGTCTGCTGTAGCTTTGAGGCAGTGTTAGgaccacacagacacatacacacatgcaggcATTTATCCCTTATGAGCCAGACCTAATCCTCCTACCTAGCATATACCCTTATGCTGgttaggtggctcagacagtaaagaatttgtctgcaatgcaggagacccaggttgggaagatcccctggagaagaaaatggcaacccactccagtattcttgctgggagaatcccatggacaaaggagcctggcaggctacagtccatggggttgcaaagagttggacaggatgagcgaccaacactttcagCATTTACCCTTATGCTGGTTAGAACTTGGAGTCAGAATTCTTAGGTTGGGCCTTTGCCTTGTTAATAAGATAGCTCTGAGCCTTCACATCCTCACGTGAGAAACGAGATGGCATAAGCTCCATAGGGCCAGCACCAGCATGCACTGCGCTCAGAGTATACGTTTTACAGCTGAGCCCAGTGCCTTGCCCACTAAACAGGTGCGCTAGTGATTACAGTCACGTCTGAGCCTGCTCCTCCCATCCAGTACAGGGGTCTGACCCTTGAAGGGATCACAGGGTCCACTCCAGAGGCCTTTTATTTTGATCTCCTGAATGAATAAAGTATGCACATGCTGATATACACGTGCTGATTCGCATGCCCACCCTGCAGGGCAGCGCTCGCCCTTGAATGACTTCCAGGTGCTGCGGGGTACGGAGCTGCAACACCTGCTACATTCAGGGGGGCCCAGGCCTTGGCAAGAAGATGTGGCAAATGCTGAGGAGTGTGCAGGCCGCTGTGGGCCCCTCCTGGACTGCAGGTGAGTGCCCACTGGGCCTCGATAAGACTGGAGGGAGAGGAACCTGGGCACTGGTGACCCTGTGCCCCTTCTTCCCAGGGCCTTCCACTACAACTTGAGCAGCCATGGTTGCCAGTTGCTGCCATGGACCCAGCACTCACCTCATACACGCCTGCAGCGTTCCGGGCGCTGTGACCTCTTCCAAAAGAAAAGTGCGTGGCTGCGAagggtgggctggggagagggctgCTGAGGTCTCCAGCCTTGTTGATTCTGGGTCTTTTGCTCCCAGACTATGTTCGCACCTGCATCGTGGACAGCGGGGTCGAGTACCGGGGCACTGTGGCCATCACCGTGGGTGGCCTACCCTGCCAGCACTGGAGCCAGAGGTTTCCCAATGACCACAAGTGAGACAGGCAGCAGcttccctctgcctctgcccGCCTGGCGCCTGCCCCTCAGCACTCACTGTATTGCTGCTCGCGCAGGTTCACACCCACACTCCGGAACGGCTTGGAGGAAAACTTCTGCCGCAACCCGGACAGGGACCCGGGAGGTCCCTGGTGCTATACAACCGACCCTGCCGTGCGCTTCCAGAGCTGCGGCATAAAGTCCTGCCGGGAGGGTAAGCGGCTCCGGGTCAAGCCTGGGACGGGAGGCGCGTGCCCACGCCCGTCCACGAACCCATCGGCCCCGTGTGTCTCCAGCCGCCTGCCTTTGGTGCAATGGTGAGGACTACCGCGGCTCAGTGGACAGCACCGAGTCAGGACGCGAATGTCAACGCTGGGACCTGCAGCACCCGCACCCACACCCCTTCGAGCCGAGCAAGTACGCGGGGGCGGGCTCGGCGCGAGAGGAGGGCGGGCAAGGGGAGGGCCGAGGCCTCCAGGGGCGGGGCGATAGAAGGCCCAGTGGATGGGGTCAGACGGGAGTACCAACCAGGCTCTTGTTTACGCCCGGCCACCGCCCCCAGGTTTCTGGACAAAAATCTGGACGACAACTATTGCCGGAATCCGGACGGCTCGGAGCGGCCCTGGTGCTATACCACAGACCCGCAGATGGAGAGAGAGTTCTGCGACCTCCCCCGCTGCGGTACAGCGTGAGGGCGGGGCCTGGGAGGGCACCTGGGATACGTGGGGGCGTGGCCTGGGGCGAGAGGCAGGGCTGGGCGTGACCCCGCGGGGGTTCAGAGACCCTGGGGCTCCGCACCAGCCCGCGACCGGGTCTCAGCTCCGGCTCCGGCCCCGACCGGCCACGGTCCATCCAAGGGTCCGAGGCTCAGCGGAGCCAGGAAGCCACGACGCTCAACTGCTTCCGCGGGAAAGGCGAAGGCTACCGGGGCACAGCCAACACCACCGCCGCGGGCGTGCCCTGCCAGCGTTGGGATGCACAGCTCCCACATCAGCATCGCTTTGCGCCGGAAAAGTATGCGTGCAAGTGAGTTGGCTGGCAGCCGGTGGCAGCTGAGTACTCCTGGGGATGGGACCTGAGGGGGGTGTCCCGGGCGGGGCTTGAAGGAAGGCGAGACCTGGGGAGAAGCTGAAGGCTGGATTGCGGCTCCTGCTGGCGGGCTGGGACCCACCTGGGCTGAGCAGCGTGCCTGCTCAGGGACCTTCGGGAGAACTTCTGTCGAAACCCCGACGGATCGGAGGCGCCCTGGTGCTTCACATCGCGACCTGGCATGCGCATGGCCTTCTGTTACCAGATCCGGCGCTGCACCGACGACGTGCGGCCCGAGGGTAAGGCCGAAGCTGGGGCTGGAGGCATGGAGCCGGAGGGCTGGGGCGAGAACCCGCTGACGGTCGCCCTTGTCCGCCCACCGCAGACTGCTACCATGGCGCGGGGGAACTGTACCGCGGCTCTGTTAGCAAGACCCGAAAGGGCATCCGGTGTCAGAACTGGTCGGCTGAGACGCCACACAAGCCGCAGTAAGCTTGTCCACGCACCTGGCACCTCCCAGACCCAGGCCACAGGCCCCGCCCAGGCCAACGGCTCGGGTGACAAGCCTAGGCATCTCACTGCGAGTGCTTGGGGTTACCCTTTGATCTTGCTCCCCTCTTCGGCCTAGGTTCAAGCACACTTCTGCCCCACACGCGCCCCTGGAGGAAAACTTCTGCCGGAACCCAGATGGGGATAGTCACGGGCCCTGGTGCTACACCACGGACCCGGGTACTCCATTCGACTACTGTGCGCTGCGGCGCTGTGGTGAGCACCATGTCGCGGGGGAACTGTACCGCGCGGCCCCGCCCTCAGCCTCCACTGCCAAAGGCTGGCTCCCTTAATGTTGAATTTGGATCTTTCAGATGATGACCAACAGCCGTCCATCCTGGAGACTGCACGTATGGACTTGGGTCAGGCGTTCCTTGTGGCCCCTTTACACCCCCAGGTCCATCCAGTAGGGGGTCTCATCCAGCACACTCTGTCCCCCAGACCAGGTGCTGTTTGATAAATGTGGCAAGAGAGTGACGCGAGTGGACCCACTGCACTCCAAGCTGCGTGTGGTCGGGGGCCAGCCTGGGAACTCACCCTGGACAGTCAGCTTGCGCAACCGGTGAGGCATGACTGCCTGACTCCCCAAGATGGGCTGAAGCTATATCCGCTCTGCCTGAGCCAGTAGCAGGGTGGGAAACTGCCCCCACCTGGAGATGGCAGGTCCAGCCTGGGTCTCAGGACCATTTCCTAACCCGCATTCCTGCAGGCAGGGCCAGCACTTCTGCGGAGGCTCCCTAGTGAAGGAGCAGTGGGTTCTGACTGCCCGGCAGTGTTTCTCCTCCTGGTGAGCCTCCCTTAGGTTTGGGGACCCAGTCCCAACCCCCTGCCTTCATCTCCCCCTCAGCCACCTTCCCTGGCAAGTCACCAGGTGAGCACTGGGCAGCAGACCCTGAGTCTCAACTCATCTAGCAGAGCTTCTCTCTCAGCCATACATCTCTCGTGGGCTATGAGGTGTGGCTGGGCACCCTGTTCCAGGACCCACAGCCCGGGGAGCCAGACCTGCAGCGCATCCCAATGGCCAAGATGGTCTGCGGGCCCTCTGGTTCCCAGCTTGTTCTGCTCAAGTTGGAGAGGTGTGTGAGAAGTCAAGAGGTTGTAAGGTGGGGTTGGGCCTCGTGGCCTCAGACCCTGAAAGCCCTCATTCTCGCTCAAGACCCGTGATCCTGAACCAGCGTGTGGCCCTGATCTGCCTGCCCCCTGAGCGGTATGTGGTGCCTCCAGGCACCAGGTGTGAGATTGCAGGCTGGGGTGAGACCAAAGGTAAGAGAACAGCACAGAggcatggacttctccaggccaacAGGCCCCAACTTGGTTCCTGCCTGCAGACCCTCTCCTTCTCACTCCCTTCGCTGTAGGTAAAGGGGACGACACAGTCCTGAACATAGCCCTCCTGAATGTCATCTCCAACCAGGAATGTAATGTCAAGCATCGAGGACGCGTACGGGAGAGTGAGATGTGCACTGCAGGACTGCTGGCCCCTGTGGGAGCCTGTGAGGTCAGTGGCAGGGTCCCTGGCCAGCTGAAAATGTACTGCTTCACCCCCGAGGGGGCTAGTCTCTGCCACGGCCCAGGCCCTCCTCACCAGTTCTTGCACCTACCAGGGTGACTACGGGGGCCCACTTGCCTGCTTTACTCATGACTGCTGGGTTCTGCAGGGAATTATAATCCCCAACCGAGTGTGCGCACGGCCCCGCTGGCCAGCCGTCTTCATGCGTGTCTCTGTGTTTGTGGACTGGATTCACAAGGTCATGAGGCTGGGCTAGTCCCAGCCTCAATCCTGTGTGCCTTGGCAAGCCTGAAGCTTTCTGTCCGACATAAAGCCACCTTTCCTCTTGACATCTGTGCAGGGTGCTTCTTAGCCTCTGCTTCTGGGGAATGAACTGGCAACTCCGTAGCAGGGCCTGCATGACTCAAGGCCAGTGCATCTTAGGCGGGGTGATCTGCCCTAGGACTGCTTTAACCTGTGGGTGCTATGAAGGGCAGGGCCTCACTAGTCCCCTTAATCAATGGCAAGGAGGAGAAAGTGGTATAGAGCAGTTTCTAACACAAGGGGCTGCCGCTGAGGGAGCTCGCCTGGTGGAGTATTCGGCCAGGACAGGTGACAACTGAGCCTCTCAATGTCCCCCTCACACTGCCCCCTCCCTCTCACCCTAGAGGTAGATGCCAACCTGATGGCTACCATACACAGGGGCCTACAGTCTCTGAACCCaaagggtggggctggggttaGTGGTGGCTTAGTACAAAGTCCCAGCAGGAACCAGACTCTGTGTCTTCATTTATTATGAGTATGCAGCCCATGTTTCTCGGTTCACCCGTCCATGAAGTCCAGAGACCAGGAAGCCTCTTGCCACTCTGCCAGACCCTGGGGCCCTCCAAGAGCCCAGTGCGGCATATGCCACCCAGCTCATGCCCAGGGGCAGGGCTTCAGTGGCCCAAGTGCGTACACATCCAGATCACAGCATTCATGAAGCTGTCGGATTCCACCTCCACCTCTGAGAGTGAGTGGGTGCTCTTGGGATAGAGCAGGAGCCTGGGGGATTGAGCAGCAGTGTGTGAGGATCGAGGTGCCTTTGCTGCTCACCGGCCTACCAGCTGCGAGGGCTGTCTTGCTGCATACACTCACCGAACAGGCACGTTCCGGGCCTTGAGGGCACGGTAATACTCCATGCCCTGCTTGAAGGGCACACGCCGGTCCTCCTGGCCAAGCATCAGTAACACTGGTGTCTTCACCTAAGTATGCGGGGAGCAGTGGTGAGTAGGGCCCAGGGCCCTGGACAGACTGGGGGTGCACTGGTGGTGGGAAGGCGAGGAGGGCTCCATACCTGAGGGGTGTACTTGATGGGTGACTTGTTCAGCATCTCAGACCACAAGTTGGGGTCTGGCAGGCAATCGCTGCTGTAGAGGTGGCCAGCCTCCACCACACACCTACAAGACACCATGCTAATGCAGGCCCGGGAGCGCTGGGGCCCTTGGGAGCTCCATGAGGatatggaggggaggggagaagggcgaGGGGCCTGTGTGCACACCCACCAGTCAGGGATGTCCGTGGAGCCCATCATGGAGGCAATGTTGATCACAGGGTTCCGCACCACACAGGCACCATAGGTCTCGGGATACTGACCAATCAGGTGGCAGGACAGGAAGCCACCATGGGAACCACCCAACAGGGCCACTCGGCCTGCGTCAAAGTGTTCCTCCTGGAGCACCTGCTCAACTGCAAACTACAGGGTGGGGCAGATCATGCTGCAGCCAGCAGCCTGACCAGCTGAATGGAGCCACACCCCTGCTGTCCTATCCTCCCAACCTGTCCAGAAGCCCCAGTCCCTGCTACCTGGACGTCCTTCACATCCTGGCTGCCCACATTGCCAGGGAGGGAGAGGATGCTGTCCTGGCCAAAGCCCGTGGAGCCACGATAGTTCACTGGAAGCCAAGGAGGGACCAGACAGGGTGATCAAGTGACATTCCTGGAGCCCTGGATACCCTTTCCCCTCTATGTGAACTAGGCCTTGGGGCTAGCTGCCTCAGACGCCAGGAGAAGGGGCCAAGAGGTCGGAGATGGCCCAGTGGCCACATGCCCTTTCATGGGAGTTCCAAGTTAGTCCACGGAGCCTGAGGCTGGGCCAGGGCAGTTTCTGATAGTGATTACCAGTTCAGGACTGCAGAGAGGCCTGGAGAAAGGGTAGTACCCACAACACTTGCACCAACCAGGCCCACCCCATGACCACCCCCATGGCCCGACCAGAGCTTCAGGGCCCTGCTCCCTCACCTAGTAGTACTGCAAAGCCCATCTTGCAAAGCATGGCTGGGAGTAGCATCCAGGAAGTGACAAAGGAAGAATGGGGTCCCCCTGCAGATAGGGAACAGACAGAGGGTGAAATAGCCAGCTAAGGAGGGGTGAAGAGGAAGGGCAGGGGATGTTAGGTCAGTTACCTACCGTGGGGCATGACCACCATGGGCACCTGGGTCTTATCTGGAGGGTTGCTGGGCTGGATAAGGATCGCTTCAAAGTCAAGACCAACTGCAGGGGAGAAACAGCAGTCAGCAGACCCAGGGCTACTGCCTGGGGCTCTGCCAGCTAAAGCCTCCACTGTAGCTGCAGGTCTGGGGCTGACCTCTGACACAGGAGGCTGGACAAAGGTAGCCCACACTGTGATGCATAGACCCCAGGGGGCTCATTCATGCTCCTtcttccctggttggggagtccTGTTCTCTGCAGGGACAGCATTCTGGAGGAGGTGTGGTCACAGAGGCCTCGCGTACACCTGGCTTCTTTGGGCTCTGCTATCCCACCACAGATGACGTGGCCCGATGATGCCCAGAGCAGGTGCTTAGATGCCTGGACACTACTCCCCATGATCGTCCACAAGAGGAGTAGAACAGCTCTTAGAGACAATCTCCAAACCCTCCCCTCCAAAATGTGAGACAGGAAAACGGGAAAGGTGACCACCAATGCCGTGTGCTTGGGGAACCGGGAGAAGGTGTCCCTCTGCCCCTGCCCAGCTCACCATACTGCGCATGCTCTTGCTCTGGGGGTGGCTGTAGTACCCGGATGCTCCAGGAGATGTCAGGAATGGACTCCGCCTCCTCCAGGGACACCCACACCACCTCCTGCTCCATCCCCGCAGGAGGCAGGAACCCGACTTTCTGCCAAGGGAAAAGAGTGGGTCACAGGTGGCCTGGCTGCCTCCCAGCCTTCCTACCACTGTGAGCATGGACAGCCCTCGCTCTACTGGGCTGTCTGCCCACCTCCAGAGGGCACGGCATGGACTCCTGTCGTAAGCTGGTATATACACAGACACTCACCCAACCACACACAGGTACCCCTCCCTCCTCAGCCTCTAGGCTATTTTACGCCAGAGGACTGAGCACTTTCCCAGGCACCCTGTTCTGTACGGAGCAAACTTCAGCTCAGGCATTCCTCCCCATGCTGCCAGATCTCATGGACTATCCTGAGCTGAGTCGACATCCTGGCTGCTCATGAACTGACCAGCCACAGTCAAGACCTGGgtcagttccctgacctgggaactcTGCCTGCACAGAATCCCTGCCTCCTGGTCCCTCCCTGCCACCAACACTCACCAGGCACGGGGGAAGGTTGGGCGTGGAGAACTGGGCCACCATGAGGTCCCGGTCAATTGTGAGCAGCTTCCAGCTTCCACCTGACCCGCCTGGAGAAGGCAGAGGCCACCACTCCTTCCACACCCCCCGCCTCTAAATGCAGAGCCAGAACTGCCAGACTGGCGACTTTAAAGCCAGGTGCCCCTTCCTCCCTGAACAGCAAAGGGATGCCCACAGAGAGATGTCACAGCCAATGACAGGCAACTGCACACAGCTCCGGGAGAGCCTCCTCCTCAGCCCACCCATCCAGCGGCTATGCCCTGTGACTGCCAGATCTGGTGACACACCAGACCCCATGGTACATCCACCCACCCTTTGATGACTGTAGTCTGCAAGGTGGCAGCTGGGCCCAGGAGAATGGGGGCGGGGGTGAGGTGCTGATTCTAGGCAGTGGGGTCCAAGGAGAGTAAAATTCCTAAGCCGGGAACTGTACGATGAAACAGTTTGGGAACAACACTTTGGTAGCTTTGTGGAGGGGTGAGTACAGCCTGGGAAGGTGGAGGACTCAAAAAACATTTTAGGGGCAGGATCATCAGGCCTGGGTAAAAGGAAGATGAAGGAGCCAACCCAGGGCCTCTCCTGGGCACTGGAGAAGCAGAGGTGCCTCTGCCTGAGGTTTGAAGAGTGGGGAGGATGATTCTGGCCAATCCTGGCCAGAGAGACTTGTGTGGGTTTGAGGAGCCAGGTGGGGGCTGTGCTGAGCAGTGCCAGGAcacggggggcggggagggcaggcAGAGGCGGGGAGGCAGTCTGTTGGCTGGCTGAGGGTCCTGCAGAGGCAGGGTCTTCAAAGCTGTCAGTAGAGGCTGCGGGACAGTCAGTAGTGCAGAGTGGACGCAAGCGCTGCTGCAGCCCCGTGTGCTTGAGTTCCGGTCCCTCCCCTGGCCTGGCTGGCCCCTCTCCCTGGCCCTGCTCACCAGCCGTCAGAGGGGTCACAGTGCCCGTCTGGGTGTCCACGGCAAACAGGT from Capricornis sumatraensis isolate serow.1 chromosome 10, serow.2, whole genome shotgun sequence includes these protein-coding regions:
- the APEH gene encoding acylamino-acid-releasing enzyme isoform X2; protein product: MKAVLRKAGNTGEEKQFLEVWEKNRKLKSFNLSALEKHGPVYEDDCFGCLSWSHSETHLLYVAEKKRPKAESFFQTKALDISGSDDEMARPKKPDQAVKGDQFLFYEDWGENMVSKGTPVLCVLDIESGNISVLEGVPESVSPGQAFWAPGDTGVVFAGWWHEPFRLGIRFCTNRRSALYYVDLTGGNCELLSADSLAVTSPRLSPDQCRIVYLQFPSLVPHQQCGQLCLYDWYTRVTVVVVDVVPRQLGESFSGIYCSLLPLGCWSADSQRVVFDTAQRSRQDLFAVDTQTGTVTPLTAGGSGGSWKLLTIDRDLMVAQFSTPNLPPCLKVGFLPPAGMEQEVVWVSLEEAESIPDISWSIRVLQPPPEQEHAQYVGLDFEAILIQPSNPPDKTQVPMVVMPHGGPHSSFVTSWMLLPAMLCKMGFAVLLVNYRGSTGFGQDSILSLPGNVGSQDVKDVQFAVEQVLQEEHFDAGRVALLGGSHGGFLSCHLIGQYPETYGACVVRNPVINIASMMGSTDIPDWCVVEAGHLYSSDCLPDPNLWSEMLNKSPIKYTPQVKTPVLLMLGQEDRRVPFKQGMEYYRALKARNVPVRLLLYPKSTHSLSEVEVESDSFMNAVIWMCTHLGH